Proteins found in one Triticum aestivum cultivar Chinese Spring chromosome 4D, IWGSC CS RefSeq v2.1, whole genome shotgun sequence genomic segment:
- the LOC123099927 gene encoding transcription repressor OFP1-like, giving the protein MPASSWFHKLRGRSTRKGKRSPACPPSPTRGSSADAIAFVAASPEWTDQKTSQQGRPPARPPAACAGYSPNRASYYFPSADRAPRPDGALRCIAPRGAADDDGAALDVRVDVIHRRAGRLGGIDAPPATPELNLRRIVTRPAAKNDPAESAAVSSSASTPTSAATTPSTCRAWGFHVKPDGRRRRQRGHDDKSTRKEKAAEDAGSRRRRWLYESLVVVKTSSDPERDMAESMAEMVAANHIGSSEDLEELLACYLALNAAEHHRAVLAAFRRVWHSGFTSPAKECGTCAIKATSCLHRRRTTPNS; this is encoded by the coding sequence ATGCCAGCCTCCTCCTGGTTCCACAAGCTCAGGGGGAGGAGCACAAGGAAGGGCAAGCGATCGCCCGCGTGTCCGCCGAGTCCGACCCGTGGCTCCTCCGCCGACGCAATCGCATtcgtcgccgcctcgccggagtggACGGACCAAAAGACAAGCCAGCAGGGCCGGCCACCCGCGCGCCCACCGGCGGCGTGCGCCGGCTACTCTCCCAACAGAGCCTCCTACTACTTTCCGAGCGCGGACCGGGCGCCGCGCCCGGACGGAGCGCTCCGGTGCATCGCCCCGCGCGGCGCCGCCGACGACGACGGCGCGGCCTTGGACGTCCGCGTCGACGTCATCCATCGCCGCGCCGGCAGGCTCGGCGGGATTGACGCGCCTCCAGCGACGCCGGAGCTCAACCTTCGGCGCATCGTCACGAGGCCCGCCGCCAAGAACGACCCCGCGGAAAGCGCCGCCGTCAGCAGCAGCGCCAGCACCCCCACCTCGGCTGCCACGACGCCGTCCACCTGCAGGGCGTGGGGGTTCCACGTGAAGccggacggcaggcggcggcggcagcgcggccacGACGACAAAAGTACCCGGAAggaaaaagcagccgaggacgcgGGCAGCAGGAGACGGCGGTGGCTGTACGAGAGCCTGGTGGTGGTGAAGACATCGTCGGACCCAGAGAGGGATATGGCGGAGAGCATGGCGGAGATGGTGGCGGCCAACCACATCGGGTCATCAGAGGACCTCGAGGAGCTGCTGGCGTGCTACCTCGCTCTCAACGCCGCCGAGCACCACCGCGCCGTCCTTGCCGCGTTCCGCCGCGTCTGGCACTCTGGCTTCACGTCGCCGGCCAAAGAATGCGGCACCTGCGCCATTAAGGCCACAAGCTGCCTGCACCGCAGGCGAACTACTCCTAATTCCTAA